The nucleotide window GGGTCAGGAACCCGATCCAGATCGATGGGTCGCTCAGCCAGTCCATGGGATCCCCTTGTCAGATGCGCTCACCGCGGGCCGTGCGGGGACATGCAACCTGCGTGCGAGCAGCAGCTCCTCGCCAGTGTGCCTGCCGAGCCCACCCCTCCCACCGCGGCCACCCCGTCACCCGCAGCACCACGGCTGGCCGGTCCGGCCGCGGACCGCGGGCCAGAGCAGCCACGCCGACAGCGCGAGCGCCGCGATCCAGAGGGCCACGATCACGGCGGCGGCCGCCCGGCTCCGGGGCCCGGGCGCACCCGGTTCCGCCCGGGCGCGGGCCAGGCACTCCTGCCAGACGGGCGGGGGGATGAGCCGGACGGCAAGGAGGATCCCGAGCGGCAGCAGGAGCAGGTCGTCCAGCAGGCCCAGCACCGGGACGAAGTCCGGGATCAGGTCGATGGGGCTGAGCGCGTACCCCACCACCAGCAGCAGCACGGCCTTCGCGTACCAGGGCACGCGCGGGTCGCGGGCCGCCAGCGCCAGCGCGAAGGTCTGCGCCTTCAGCTCCCGCGCGCGCGCACGCCAGCGCGCCCTCCACCCGCCGGACACCCTGCTCCCGGGCTCAGGCGGCGCCGGCGGGGGCCGCCGGTGGAATTCCAGCGCCACACCGGCCGAGAGTCGCGCCGCCGCGCAGGCCGGGCTCCACGCGCGGGCCGTGCGAAATGGCCGGCATGCACGCCGGGCAGGCGAGCGCCAGCGCCGCCAGGACACAGGAGATCGAGGATCCGTGGTGTGCGAGGGTCACGGTGTCGTCAGCGGTCGTTGGGTTCGCGTTACGCTCGGGGAAGCGTCGGGGGGGAAGGTGCCCGGCAGGCGCCGTCCCCTCACCCCGGCACCCGGCTCCGCAGCTCCTCCAGCCAGACCACGGCCTCGGAGTCGCTGGGGGCGCGCCAGTCCCCCCGCGGGGAGAGCGAGCCGCCGGAGCCCACCTTGGGGCCGTTGGGCATGGCGGAGCGCTTGAACTGGCTAGTCTTGAAGAAGCGCCAGAGGAAGACCTCCAGCCAGCGCTTGATGGTGGGAAGGTCGTACTCCCGGCGCGCCTCCCCGGCGATGAACTCCGGCCACGGGCCGCGCTCCCGGTCGCTCCAGGCGTGGTGCGCCAGGAAGGCCACCTTGCTGGGCCGGAAGCCGAAGCGGGTGACGTAGTACAGGTGGAAGTCCTGCAGCTCGTACGGCCCGATCTTCTCCTCCGTGCTCTGCGCCGGCGCCTCCCCCGCCCCGCTCCCCCCCGGGACCAGCTCCGGGGAGATCTCCGTGTCCAGGATGGACTGCAGGATGCGGCCGGTCTCCGCGTCGAACTGCCCGGTCCGCACCACCCAGCGGATCAGGTGCTGGATCAGCGTCTTGGGGACCGAGGTGTTCACGTTGTAGTGCGACATCTGGTCGCCCACCCCGTAGGTGGCCCACCCCAGCGCCAGCTCGCTCAGGTCCCCCGTCCCCAGCACCATGGCGCCGCCCAGGTTCGCCAGCCGGAAGAGGTGGGAGGTGCGCTCCCCCGCCTGCACGTTCTCGAAGGTGACGTCGTACACCGGCTCCCCTGCCGCGTAGGGGTGGCCGATGTCGCGCAGCATCTGCATGGCCGAGGGGCGGATGTCGATCTCGTGCGCGGAGATCCCCAGCGCCTCCATCAGCGCGTGGGCGTTGCCCTTCGTCCCGCTGCTGGTGGCGAAGCCGGGCATGGTGTAGCCCAGGATGTTCGTGCGCGGCAGCCCCAGCCGGTCCATGGTCCGGGCGGCGACGATCAGCGCCTGGGTGGAGTCCAGCCCCCCGGAGACGCCGATCACCAGCTTCTCGATCCCGGTGGCGGAGAGGCGCTTCATCAGCCCGTGCACCTGGATGTTGTAGGCCTCGAAGCAGCGCTCGTCGCGCACCGCCGCTTCGGCGGGGACGTAGGGGAAGCGCTGCACCGCCCGCGCGAGCGGGATCTCCCCCTCCGGGACCCGGAACTCGAACGGGACGCGGCGGACGGCGCGCACCCGCTCGCGGTACTCCCCCACCGCGTCGTTGAAGGAGGTCATCCGCATGCGGTCCTGCGCCAGCCGCTCCAGGTCCACGTCCGCCACGATCAGGTGCTCCTCCGGGGCGAAGCGCGGGCTCTCGGCGAGCAGCTCGTCGTTCTCGTAGATCAGCGCGTGGCCGTCCCACGCCAGGTCGGTGGTGGACTCTCCCGGGCCCGCCGCGGAGTACAGGTACGCGGCGATGCACTTCCCGGACTGCGAGGCGCACAGGTCCCTGCGGTACTCCGCCTTCCCCACGGTGATGTTGCTGGCGGAGAGGTTGGCGAGCACCGTGGCTCCCGCCAGCGCCGCCCAGGTGCTGGGGGGGACGGGGGTCCAGACGTCCTCGCAGATCTCCACGTGTAGCGCGAACCCCTCCACGTTCTCCGCGTCGAACACGAGGTCCGCGCCGAAGGGGACGGTCCCGCCCAGGAAGCGCACCTCGCGCGCGACGGCGAAGCGGCCCGGGGTGAACTGCCGCCGCTCGTAGAACTCGCGGTAGTTGGGGAGGTAGCTCTTGGGGACGATCCCCAGCACCCGGCCGCGGTACACGACCACGGCGCAGTTGAACAGCTTCCCCTCGAAGCGGAGCGGCGCCCCCACCAGCAGCAGCGGCGCGAGCTCCGCGCTCCCGGCCACCACGCGGGCCAGGGCGGCCTCGACCGCGTCCAGCAGCGCGTCCTGGTGGAACAGGTCCTCGCAGGTATAGGCGGAGATCCCCAGCTCCGGGAAGAGCGCCACCGCCGCGTGCCGCTCCGACGCCTCCCGCGCCAGCGCCAGGGTGCGCTCCGCGTTGAACGCCGGGTCCGCCACCCGGAGCGAGGGGACGCAGACCGCGGTGCGGACGAAGCCGTGCGAGTAGATGCTGTGGAAGGGCCGCTGCTGCATCGGGCGTTCCGGGGCGGAGGTGAGCTCCTACACTGCGCGCTCCGGGTGGTCGGGGCAAGACCGGCGCCGCCGTGCCGGACGCCCGCCTAGCACCGCAATTGCGGAAGCGGCGCCGGAACACCCGATCGAGACACCGCCGGAAACACGGAGGACAGGATGCGCTGGACCGGAGGACGGAGGAGCGGCAACCTGCAGGACCGCCGGGGGATGCGCGGCGGCGCCATCGCCGGGGGCGGGATCGGGGCGGTGGTGATCGCCCTGATCGCCGTGTTCATGGGGGTGGATCCCGGCGCGGTGCTCCAGACCGGCCCGGCGGAGGCCCCGCCGCCCGGCGCGCGGCCCGGGGTGGCGCCCACGGACTCCATGGGGCAGTTCGTGGACTACGTCCTGGCGAACACGGAGGACGTGTGGAACCAGGTCCTCCCCCAGGCCACCGGGCGGGAGTACCGGGAGCCGCAGCTGGTGCTCTTCAGCGGGGCGACGCCCACGGCGTGCGGCACCGGCCAGTCCGCGATGGGGCCGTTCTACTGTCCGCTGGACAACAGCGTCTACATCGACCTGAGCTTCTACCGCGACCTGCGCAGCCAGCTCGGCGCACCGGGCGACTTCGCGCAGGCGTACGTGATCGCCCACGAGGTGGGGCACCACGTCCAGAACCTCCTGGGGATCTCCGACCGGGTGCACCAGGCGCGGCAGGGGCTCGGCCGCGCCGAGGGGAACGAGCTCTCCGTGCGGCTGGAGCTGCAGGCGGACTGCTTCGCCGGGGTCTGGGGACACCACGCGCCGCGGACCGGCCAGGTGGTGCTGGAGGAAGGCGACATCGAGGAGGCGCTGACCGCCGCCAGCGCCATCGGCGACGACCGGCTGCAGCAGCAGGGCCAGGGGCAGGTGGTGCCGGAGAGCTTCACGCACGGCACCTCGGAGCAGCGGGTGCGCTGGTTCCGCCGCGGCTTCGAGAGCGGCGACCCGCGCACCTGCGACACCTTCGAGGCCGCGCGGCTGTAGCGCCGCCTCCGGCGCGGTTCCTGCGGGCCCTTTCCGCCCCACTCGAACCACGGAGGGAGCAATGGAGCGCAACCAGAACGACCGGAGCGAGCCGCGCACGGACGCGAACCGCGGGCACGGCGGCCCAGCGCCCGACCGCGACGCCGTGATGCGGGAGATCGAGGCCAGCGAGACGGACGGCAAGGGGACCGGGGGGATGGGCGCCGACGCGGGTGGCTGGGAGCCGCTCCCGGAGGACGAGCCCGGCGCCTGAGCCACAGGTCGGGGGATCAGCCCGCAGAACAGGAGCGCCCCCGCCGGGAGATCCCGGTGGGGGCGCCTTGGCCCTCACCCGGCGGCCTGAGAGCCGCCACCCTCTCCCAAGTCTGGGAGAGGGGATGAACTGCCCGTCTCGTGGGGGCCCGCGTGAGGGATGCGAGCCCGTCAGGGGCGAGACTCCGCGGCTGTTTGCGGAGGCTCGCCGCCGTTGGACACGGTCGTTTCGTGTCCTACGGCGCCGCAGCCCGGCCCCGGCGCCAGCCGGGGACACGCCCGAACAGGCCGTTCGAGTCTACCGCCGCGCCCCCGCCCGCTGCTCCGCCAGGCGCAACGCCTCGTAGGCGTTCACCACCCCGCCGCTGCCGGAGAGCTCCGCGAAGGGGACGCGCGCTCCCCCCTCGCCCGGCCGGACCACCTGCTGCCCCGGGAAGCGGGTGGCCGACTCCAGGATGATCTCCCGCACCTGCTGCGCGGTGAGCTCCGGGTAGTACGACAGGATCAGCGCGGCCAGCCCGGAGACCACCGGAGCGGCCATGCTGGTCCCCTGGTTGCGCTGGTAGTCGTTCCCCGGGACGGTGGAGAGGATGCTCACCCCCGGCGCGAACACGTCCACGCGGTTGCGGCTGAAGTTGGAGAAGGAGGCCGCCAGCGAGTCCGCCACGTACGACGAGGCCCCCACCTCGATCCAGTTGTTCGGCACGCTTCCGGTGAGGAGGTGGCGGGTCGGGTAGCTGGGCTGGCGCTCCGAGTCCGCGGCATCGTTCCCGGCCGCGTGCACCAGCAGCACCCCCTTGCTCTCCGCGTAGCGGACCGCCTCGTCCACGGCCTGCTTCTGCGGCGAGTGGGCCTTCCCGAAGCTCATGTTGATGACCCGGGCGCCGTTGTCCACGGCGT belongs to Longimicrobiaceae bacterium and includes:
- a CDS encoding DUF1232 domain-containing protein, with the translated sequence MSGGWRARWRARARELKAQTFALALAARDPRVPWYAKAVLLLVVGYALSPIDLIPDFVPVLGLLDDLLLLPLGILLAVRLIPPPVWQECLARARAEPGAPGPRSRAAAAVIVALWIAALALSAWLLWPAVRGRTGQPWCCG
- a CDS encoding neutral zinc metallopeptidase — translated: MRWTGGRRSGNLQDRRGMRGGAIAGGGIGAVVIALIAVFMGVDPGAVLQTGPAEAPPPGARPGVAPTDSMGQFVDYVLANTEDVWNQVLPQATGREYREPQLVLFSGATPTACGTGQSAMGPFYCPLDNSVYIDLSFYRDLRSQLGAPGDFAQAYVIAHEVGHHVQNLLGISDRVHQARQGLGRAEGNELSVRLELQADCFAGVWGHHAPRTGQVVLEEGDIEEALTAASAIGDDRLQQQGQGQVVPESFTHGTSEQRVRWFRRGFESGDPRTCDTFEAARL
- a CDS encoding NAD(+) synthase, encoding MQQRPFHSIYSHGFVRTAVCVPSLRVADPAFNAERTLALAREASERHAAVALFPELGISAYTCEDLFHQDALLDAVEAALARVVAGSAELAPLLLVGAPLRFEGKLFNCAVVVYRGRVLGIVPKSYLPNYREFYERRQFTPGRFAVAREVRFLGGTVPFGADLVFDAENVEGFALHVEICEDVWTPVPPSTWAALAGATVLANLSASNITVGKAEYRRDLCASQSGKCIAAYLYSAAGPGESTTDLAWDGHALIYENDELLAESPRFAPEEHLIVADVDLERLAQDRMRMTSFNDAVGEYRERVRAVRRVPFEFRVPEGEIPLARAVQRFPYVPAEAAVRDERCFEAYNIQVHGLMKRLSATGIEKLVIGVSGGLDSTQALIVAARTMDRLGLPRTNILGYTMPGFATSSGTKGNAHALMEALGISAHEIDIRPSAMQMLRDIGHPYAAGEPVYDVTFENVQAGERTSHLFRLANLGGAMVLGTGDLSELALGWATYGVGDQMSHYNVNTSVPKTLIQHLIRWVVRTGQFDAETGRILQSILDTEISPELVPGGSGAGEAPAQSTEEKIGPYELQDFHLYYVTRFGFRPSKVAFLAHHAWSDRERGPWPEFIAGEARREYDLPTIKRWLEVFLWRFFKTSQFKRSAMPNGPKVGSGGSLSPRGDWRAPSDSEAVVWLEELRSRVPG